A stretch of Candidatus Purcelliella pentastirinorum DNA encodes these proteins:
- a CDS encoding MATE family efflux transporter, translated as MFVLHKYVFETRKLLIIAIPVILTQITQTAMSFVDTIMTGAASNIDMAVIAVGSSIWFPTILFGHGLLLSLTPVIAQLHGANKNNNMFNKYINQAYWLAIFTSCLIMLILWNSYYLIKIMHNINFSLKIKVIKYLRTLLWGVPGYLFYQVMRNQYEGQSCIKPGMIISFIGLIFNIIINYTFIYGNFGMPAMGCIGCGIATSSVYWIMFMIILIWFYYNRGTANIKKIFTKLPNIKILLNLIKLGLPIALSLMFEVSLFAIVAILLSPLGIVEVSGHQIALNFSSLLFVLPFSIGIASTIRIGYNIGKKKINEAFITTYCAHIIGIILALFTASFSVFFRNKIVFLYSNNLKVIELATKLILFSAIYQFPDAIQAIGSGVLRGYKDTKTILFVTFFAYWIIGLPIGYIFALTNVIFPAMGPVGFWYGFIIGLSIAAIMIFLRIIKLQKLPNEIIKLSIKN; from the coding sequence ATGTTTGTATTACATAAATATGTTTTTGAAACAAGAAAATTATTAATTATCGCTATACCTGTTATATTAACACAAATTACACAAACAGCTATGAGTTTTGTAGATACAATTATGACAGGTGCCGCAAGTAATATTGATATGGCTGTTATTGCTGTAGGAAGTTCAATTTGGTTTCCAACAATTTTATTTGGCCATGGATTACTATTATCTTTAACTCCTGTTATTGCTCAATTGCATGGAGCTAATAAAAATAATAACATGTTTAATAAATATATAAATCAAGCATATTGGTTAGCTATTTTTACTTCATGTTTAATAATGTTGATTTTATGGAATAGTTATTATTTAATAAAAATAATGCATAATATAAATTTTTCATTAAAAATAAAAGTAATTAAATATTTAAGAACTTTATTATGGGGTGTTCCAGGATATTTATTTTATCAAGTAATGAGAAATCAATATGAAGGGCAATCTTGTATAAAACCAGGAATGATAATTAGTTTTATTGGATTAATTTTTAATATAATTATAAATTATACTTTTATATATGGTAATTTTGGCATGCCAGCAATGGGATGTATAGGTTGTGGTATTGCAACATCCTCTGTTTATTGGATCATGTTTATGATAATATTAATATGGTTTTATTATAATCGTGGAACTGCAAATATAAAAAAAATTTTTACAAAATTGCCGAATATTAAAATTTTATTAAATTTAATCAAATTAGGTTTGCCAATCGCACTTTCTTTAATGTTTGAAGTTAGTTTATTTGCTATTGTAGCTATTTTATTGTCCCCTTTGGGAATTGTAGAAGTATCAGGGCATCAAATTGCTTTAAATTTTAGTTCTTTATTATTTGTTTTGCCTTTTTCTATTGGTATTGCTTCAACAATAAGAATAGGATATAATATAGGTAAGAAGAAAATTAATGAAGCTTTTATTACCACTTATTGTGCACATATAATTGGAATTATTTTAGCTTTATTTACAGCAAGTTTTAGTGTTTTTTTTAGAAATAAAATTGTTTTTTTATATAGTAATAATTTAAAAGTTATTGAATTAGCAACTAAATTAATATTGTTTTCTGCAATATATCAATTTCCTGATGCTATACAAGCAATTGGAAGTGGTGTTTTAAGAGGTTATAAAGATACAAAAACAATTTTATTTGTAACATTTTTTGCTTATTGGATTATTGGATTACCTATAGGTTATATTTTTGCTTTAACTAATGTAATTTTTCCTGCTATGGGACCAGTTGGTTTTTGGTATGGTTTTATTATTGGATTGAGTATTGCTGCTATTATGATATTTTTACGTATAATAAAATTACAAAAATTACCAAATGAAATAATCAAATTAAGCATAAAAAATTAA
- a CDS encoding TusE/DsrC/DsvC family sulfur relay protein, whose product MKFDYSGYLKNFYDWNKKIAYKIAKKENILLNEDHWKIIYFIRNFYSVYKILPKTRIIIKSVSFKLNTTLENSVYLFILFPKGIMIQASKIAGIPKPIHCF is encoded by the coding sequence ATGAAATTTGATTATTCTGGATATTTAAAAAATTTTTACGATTGGAATAAAAAAATAGCATATAAAATAGCAAAAAAAGAAAATATTTTATTAAATGAAGATCATTGGAAAATTATATATTTTATAAGGAATTTTTATTCTGTTTATAAAATATTACCAAAAACTCGTATTATTATAAAATCAGTATCATTTAAATTAAATACAACACTTGAAAATAGTGTTTACTTATTTATATTATTTCCTAAAGGAATAATGATACAAGCAAGCAAAATAGCTGGAATACCTAAACCTATACATTGTTTTTAA
- the trpS gene encoding tryptophan--tRNA ligase, with the protein MNKSVVFSAVQPSGILTIGNYIGAIQQWIKMQDKYDCIYSIVDLHTITVKQDPLTLRKNILNTIAIYLACGIDPKKSIIFIQSHVPAHVQLSWILNCYVYFNELKRMTQFKKKKKNRFNNGLFTYPVLMASDILLYKTDIVPVGKDQKQHLELSRILAKRFNNIYGDLFKIPKSYIIKNKSNILSLSNIEKKMSKSDISKNSFISLLDTKDIIKKKIRKAITDSDTPPTIHYDPKYKKGISNLLIILSSMSEKNIFHLEKKFSGKTYNSLKNEVIDILTKKLFILQEKYFYYINNYKYLIDIIHDGAERAKLRANNTLREIYNKIGFF; encoded by the coding sequence ATGAATAAATCTGTTGTATTTAGTGCTGTACAACCTTCAGGAATATTAACAATAGGAAATTACATCGGTGCAATACAACAATGGATAAAAATGCAAGATAAATATGATTGTATATATTCTATAGTTGATTTACATACTATCACAGTAAAACAAGACCCTTTAACATTACGAAAGAATATATTAAATACTATTGCTATATATTTAGCATGCGGTATAGATCCTAAAAAAAGTATAATATTTATACAATCTCATGTACCGGCTCATGTACAACTTAGTTGGATACTTAATTGTTATGTTTATTTTAATGAATTAAAAAGAATGACTCAATTTAAAAAAAAAAAAAAAAATAGATTTAATAATGGATTATTTACATATCCAGTATTAATGGCATCTGATATATTATTATATAAAACTGATATAGTTCCTGTTGGAAAAGATCAAAAACAACACTTGGAATTGAGTCGTATTTTAGCTAAAAGATTTAATAATATATATGGTGATTTATTTAAAATACCTAAATCATATATTATTAAAAATAAATCAAATATATTATCTTTATCAAATATTGAAAAAAAAATGTCTAAATCTGATATTAGCAAAAATAGTTTTATTTCTTTGTTAGACACAAAAGATATTATAAAAAAAAAAATAAGAAAAGCTATTACTGATTCAGATACCCCTCCTACCATTCATTATGACCCAAAATATAAAAAAGGTATTTCTAATTTACTTATTATTTTATCCAGCATGTCAGAAAAAAATATTTTTCATTTAGAAAAAAAATTTAGTGGTAAAACATATAATTCGTTGAAAAATGAAGTCATAGATATTTTAACAAAGAAATTATTTATTTTACAAGAAAAATATTTTTATTATATAAATAACTATAAATATTTAATTGATATTATTCATGATGGAGCAGAAAGAGCTAAATTACGTGCTAATAACACATTAAGAGAAATATATAATAAAATTGGTTTTTTTTAA
- the tsgA gene encoding MFS transporter TsgA — translation MTNFNRIIITWICYLSYAFVGALIVVSGILIESISKYFELPILRISNSFTFLNLGVLISIFLNFWLIKIISFKKQFVVNFFLVLLITIFMMNNHNIKLFSFCMFVLGIISGTTISNCTFLIVNLYEFKKRGYHLMITDSFFSLSGILFPIVSLNILKQNICWYWIYFIINIIYLLITILSINVTFPIIKINHFSKLKINKIFKTDTLLLSISAMLYIFAQLTFISWIPQYMNKYLNLNILYSGKLISNFWFYYMCGMWVFSLLSKYITLQKIFIFMTGISTIFMFCFIKSTILVYLHLNIIGLGFFSSGIYMIIITIASLNNKINNFNNTNIILTFGTIGTMLTFIISNYIIEKNSLYSSLIMSNILYFIVFILSILSYFIKLYKNY, via the coding sequence ATGACTAATTTTAATCGTATTATTATAACTTGGATTTGTTATTTATCCTATGCATTTGTTGGTGCTTTGATAGTTGTAAGTGGTATATTAATAGAAAGCATTTCTAAATATTTTGAGTTGCCTATATTAAGAATAAGTAATAGTTTTACTTTTTTAAATTTAGGTGTATTAATATCTATTTTTTTAAATTTTTGGTTAATAAAAATTATTTCATTTAAAAAACAATTTGTAGTTAATTTTTTTTTAGTATTATTAATTACAATATTTATGATGAATAATCATAACATAAAACTATTTTCTTTTTGCATGTTTGTATTAGGAATAATTAGTGGTACAACAATATCTAATTGTACTTTTTTAATAGTAAATTTATATGAATTTAAAAAAAGAGGTTATCATTTAATGATAACTGATTCATTTTTTAGTTTATCTGGTATATTATTTCCTATAGTTTCTTTAAATATATTAAAACAAAATATTTGTTGGTATTGGATATATTTTATAATAAATATCATATATTTATTAATAACAATATTAAGTATTAATGTAACATTTCCAATTATAAAAATTAATCATTTTAGTAAATTAAAAATTAATAAAATATTTAAAACAGATACTTTATTGTTATCCATATCAGCTATGCTTTATATTTTTGCACAATTAACTTTTATAAGTTGGATTCCTCAATATATGAATAAATATTTAAATTTGAATATATTGTATTCAGGAAAACTAATAAGTAATTTTTGGTTTTATTATATGTGTGGAATGTGGGTATTCAGTTTATTATCAAAATATATAACTTTACAAAAAATTTTTATATTTATGACTGGAATATCTACAATTTTCATGTTTTGTTTTATAAAAAGTACTATTTTAGTATATCTTCATTTAAATATTATAGGTTTAGGTTTTTTTTCTAGTGGTATTTACATGATTATAATTACTATTGCGTCATTAAATAATAAAATTAATAATTTTAATAATACAAATATAATTTTAACTTTTGGAACAATAGGTACTATGTTAACATTTATTATAAGTAATTATATTATAGAAAAAAATAGTTTATATTCATCATTAATTATGTCAAATATCCTTTATTTTATTGTATTTATTTTATCTATTTTATCTTATTTTATTAAATTGTATAAAAATTATTAA
- the fldA gene encoding flavodoxin FldA, translating to MKKIGIFFGTNTGNTKKVAKQIQKQFKKNEFKVKLYNISKSKKKDIESLNILIFGISTWYYGEIQFDWDNFLPNLKEIDFFNKKVAIFGCGDQEDYTEYFCDAMKVLYNIVKKNNGRIVGNWPIKNYNFKKSRSLINSKEFLGLVIDEDRQSHLTKKRVYNWSKKLLKYFNE from the coding sequence ATGAAAAAAATAGGAATATTTTTTGGCACAAATACTGGTAATACAAAAAAAGTAGCAAAACAAATTCAAAAACAATTTAAGAAAAATGAATTTAAAGTTAAATTATACAATATATCTAAAAGTAAAAAAAAAGATATTGAATCATTAAATATTTTAATATTTGGTATATCTACATGGTATTATGGTGAAATTCAATTTGATTGGGATAATTTTTTACCAAATTTAAAAGAAATTGACTTTTTTAATAAAAAAGTCGCTATTTTTGGTTGTGGAGATCAGGAAGATTATACAGAATATTTTTGTGATGCTATGAAAGTATTATATAATATCGTCAAAAAAAATAATGGTCGTATTGTTGGTAATTGGCCTATAAAAAATTATAATTTTAAAAAATCTAGATCTTTAATAAATTCAAAAGAATTTTTAGGTTTAGTAATAGATGAAGATCGTCAATCACATTTAACTAAAAAACGTGTATATAATTGGAGTAAAAAATTATTAAAATATTTTAATGAATAA